The proteins below are encoded in one region of Juglans microcarpa x Juglans regia isolate MS1-56 chromosome 4D, Jm3101_v1.0, whole genome shotgun sequence:
- the LOC121258978 gene encoding RNA-binding protein 38, giving the protein MHDEVEYPFVVDFDDLDAMAFPHYRSQFGDTTFTKVFVGGLAWETPTEEMRRYFEQFGEILEAVIITDKNTGKSKGYGFVTFRDPESASRACAEPNPVIDGRRANCNIASFGRPRPSPPRGRNQGGSSNYQLGGAPSYRGVPAALPAPPPPPPPPPVIYPSYGYPTYTPDYGYHQALYNPQVQQQQYYQQLYGTSSSSMASPYYYGYSFQAPRSTYSTAQGQRVPGSSYIYHPVQMDASLSAYPPPLTSLQPTRHPFPSSTDSQTVQRTVSTETEAGVVTSESPNN; this is encoded by the exons ATGCACGACGAAGTAGAATACCcatttgttgttgattttgatGATTTAGATGCCATGGCTTTTCCACATTACCGATCACAGTTCGGAGACACCACGTTTACCAAAGTGTTTGTTGGAGGCCTAGCTTGGGAAACACCCACCGAAGAAATGCGGAGATATTTCGAGCAGTTTGGAGAGATTCTTGAAGCTGTAATAATCACCGATAAGAATACAGGAAAATCCAAAGGATACGGTTTC GTGACTTTTCGTGACCCTGAATCGGCAAGTAGGGCTTGTGCCGAACCAAACCCCGTGATTGATGGGCGGAGAGCAAATTGTAATATCGCTTCGTTTGGACGACCTCGACCTTCGCCGCCCCGAG GAAGAAATCAAGGTGGCAGTTCTAATTACCAATTAGGAGGTGCACCATCCTATAGGGGAGTCCCGGCAGCCTTACCTGCAccgccacctccacctccacctcctcctGTCATTTACCCATCTTATGG GTATCCGACCTACACTCCTGATTATGGCTACCACCAa GCACTGTATAACCCACAAGTTCAACAGCAACAATACTACCAGCAGTTGTACGGAACATCATCTTCATCCATGGCCTCTCCCTATTACTATGGTTACTCTTTCCAAGCACCAAGGAGCACATATTCTACAGCCCAGGGGCAACGCGTACCGGGATCTTCATACATTTACCATCCTGTGCAGATGGATGCGTCCCTCTCCGCCTATCCTCCTCCATTAACGTCCCTTCAACCCACGAGGCATCCTTTCCCCTCTTCTACCG ATTCACAGACGGTACAGCGAACTGTCTCGACAGAAACAGAAGCGGGAGTCGTTACTTCAGAGAGTCCCAACAACTAA